From one Candoia aspera isolate rCanAsp1 chromosome 17, rCanAsp1.hap2, whole genome shotgun sequence genomic stretch:
- the S100A16 gene encoding protein S100-A16 isoform X1: protein MQTGRNRKPSEPSQTPPASIMKGAKGSMTVTGDSSELEWAIQTLVKNYNKYAGKGCCCRKQRGIRKSDFRKMLSHELNHMLTDTKNKQAADKLICDLDENQDGEINFDEYWNLIGGIASPISCLIRQQEENEKFTK, encoded by the exons ATGCAGACGGGCAGGAACAGGAAACCTTCGGAGCCCAGCCAGACGCCGCCTGCTTCAATCATGAAAG GAGCCAAGGGCAGCATGACAGTGACGGGAGACTCCTCTGAGCTCGAATGGGCCATCCAGACCCTGGTGAAGAATTACAACAAATATGCCGGGAAAGGCTGCTGTTGCCGGAAACAGCGCGGGATCAGGAAGTCCGATTTCCGGAAGATGCTGAGCCATGAACTCAACCACATGCTGACG GACACCAAGAACAAGCAGGCGGCCGACAAACTGATCTGCGACCTGGATGAGAACCAGGATGGAGAAATCAATTTTGATGAGTATTGGAACCTGATCGGGGGCATCGCCAGCCCTATCTCGTGCCTCATCCGACAGCAGGAAGAGAATGAAAAATTCACCAAGTAG
- the S100A16 gene encoding protein S100-A16 isoform X2, with translation MKRAGAKGSMTVTGDSSELEWAIQTLVKNYNKYAGKGCCCRKQRGIRKSDFRKMLSHELNHMLTDTKNKQAADKLICDLDENQDGEINFDEYWNLIGGIASPISCLIRQQEENEKFTK, from the exons ATGAAGCGAGCAG GAGCCAAGGGCAGCATGACAGTGACGGGAGACTCCTCTGAGCTCGAATGGGCCATCCAGACCCTGGTGAAGAATTACAACAAATATGCCGGGAAAGGCTGCTGTTGCCGGAAACAGCGCGGGATCAGGAAGTCCGATTTCCGGAAGATGCTGAGCCATGAACTCAACCACATGCTGACG GACACCAAGAACAAGCAGGCGGCCGACAAACTGATCTGCGACCTGGATGAGAACCAGGATGGAGAAATCAATTTTGATGAGTATTGGAACCTGATCGGGGGCATCGCCAGCCCTATCTCGTGCCTCATCCGACAGCAGGAAGAGAATGAAAAATTCACCAAGTAG
- the LOC134506616 gene encoding protein S100-A2-like, with product MDTPLEEALGRMVETFYKYSAKEGDKYKLNKQEMKELLLEEMPNFVQGKIDERGFEVLMKKLDENGDEELDFQEYAVFLALTASLCYEFFQECADESNRKR from the exons ATGGACACTCCTCTTGAAGAAGCCTTAGGACGGATGGTTGAAACTTTCTATAAGTATTCTGCAAAGGAAGGGGACAAATACAAGCTTAACAAACAGGAGATGAAGGAACTGCTTCTCGAGGAGATGCCCAACTTCGTCCAG GGGAAGATCGACGAGCGTGGCTTTGAGGTCCTGATGAAGAAACTCGACGAAAACGGAGACGAGGAGTTGGATTTCCAGGagtatgctgttttcttggcgCTGACCGCATCTCTGTGCTACGAATTCTTCCAGGAATGTGCCGACGAGAGCAATCGAAAGAGATGA
- the LOC134506614 gene encoding protein S100-A6-like, with protein sequence MEQFRTLEQALGKLVSTFQGYCRKEGDRNTLSKAELRSLLENELPSLQTLGVKGKAFEEMRTLLDMDRDGEVNFEEYIRFIAAACTFFHLYFRDAPVVQPRV encoded by the exons ATGGAACAATTCCGGACGTTGGAGCAGGCCCTGGGGAAGCTGGTCAGCACGTTTCAAGGCTACTGCCGGAAGGAAGGTGACCGAAACACACTTAGCAAAGCGGAGCTACGCAGCCTCCTGGAGAACGAGCTTCCGAGCCTGCAAACG cTGGGAGTCAAAGGCAAGGCTTTTGAAGAGATGCGCACCCTGTTGGATATGGACCGAGACGGCGAAGTCAACTTCGAAGAATACATCCGCTTCATCGCGGCGGCCTGCACCTTCTTCCACCTGTACTTCCGAGATGCTCCTGTGGTCCAGCCACGCGTGTAG
- the LOC134506615 gene encoding protein S100-A4-like produces MATPLEKALDTMVLTFHQYSEKEGDQFKLNNKELKLLLTEQLPGFISKKRDESAFQKIMNNLDCNKDNQVDFQEYATFLACIAMACNDFFHSFPDKTPRQK; encoded by the exons ATGGCCACCCCCCTGGAGAAAGCCCTGGACACCATGGTTCTCACTTTCCACCAATATTCCGAGAAGGAAGGAGATCAGTTCAAGCTCAACAACAAGGAACTGAAGCTGCTGCTGACGGAGCAGCTGCCCGGATTCATCAGC AAGAAAAGGGACGAATCGGCGTTCCAAAAGATTATGAACAACCTGGATTGCAACAAGGATAACCAGGTGGACTTCCAAGAATATGCCACATTCCTCGCCTGCATCGCCATGGCGTGCAATGATTTCTTTCACAGCTTCCCGGACAAGACGCCGCGCCAGAAATGA